AGTAGTTCATACGCTGCCAGCTAGTGCAAAGTGGTGCTGCCCCATGGCTGAATGGAGAGGCCGGTTGCAGCAGCGCCCCATGGCTAAATGTGGCTTGCTGTGTTGCAGGCGCCTGGGCCTTTGTCCTGTGGCCCTGCCAGTTGTGATGCCATTTTAGCAGTTGAACTAATGCAGATATTTCTAGATTTGGGGAATACAGTTTGGTGTGTGGAGAGAAATACAGCTAGCACTGAGAGCTGGgtgccacagctgtggccacaggGGCTAGAGGAACAAAGAGCCACAGCCACCTAAAGGCActtaaatgcaaaatgtttgaGTTTAATCTGTCCCTTGACGACAGGGTCTTGGTCTCAGAGTGCCAAGGGCTGTAGACCTCCAAAGCTCTCATATCTCTTTGTGAGCTGATAGGGCTCAGAGATGGTCTCCTCTGGAGCAGGGGGATTATGGCTCAGAGTCAGTCTCCCGTGGGGTAGGGCTCAGAGAgggtctccccccaccctttccaGGGCTGCTGATCCATTTATTGTGTTGCTTACCATAGAGGATATTGCACTAGTTTAGAGGAGTGGCTTAGGGGAGTGAGCGTGTGTGTTTTTATGTGGGGCAGGGTCCATACATGCATGTGTGGATCTGAGGACCGGGTGCTCTCAAACCAAGATGCTATGTGTGAACTGGGAATGGGAAATGGTGGTGGGGGTTCTGTATAGAGTGgggtgtgctgggggaggggaggggaacagaaAGCTGTGACATACTGTGAGGGGCAGCCCTCTGAACTTGACTCCCAGGAGCCAGGATCAGGAATTTGTTGCAGGGGTATCATGGCCCCCTTGGTGGGTGAATTTCAGGGAGCTGAAGGGGGTGGCTCCCTGTGAGTGGGGATTCAGGGGGGTGAGGTCTTGTGGGGCAGTCCTGGTTAGAAACAGATTTTGGGGGTGCGGGTCTCAGACTGGGATTTGGGGGAGGAATTACAGGGCTCCCACAGCAGGCTTGGGGGGACGGCCTGGGCGGCgctgggggcaggcaggagctgctgaatcagggctagtGTACAGAACTGTGTGGTTGTGGCACAGCCTTGGGAGAGAGCTCTTAAAAAagcccacctccacaaggggcagagctacctggtgctttacagcactgaaagttgctgtgctcaggggggtgttttttcacacccgtgagCGAGAAAGTTGCTGCGCTGTAAATTGccggtgtagacaaggcctcaggcaCGAGGCTGGTATGTCGCTTTCCAGAGTTTATTTTTGTACGTGACTGCCCAATAAACGGGATTTGGTATAATTCGCCTCCTGTCAATCACTGTGCGCCCCGTCCTTCGCGATGTCAATCACGGTGTCCCTCCTACTCTCTCACCTGCCAGACCCCGAGCTCCCCCTGGCGTCCTCTGGCCAACGCGGCAGCCGCTCGCTCTGTGGCTGCCATGATACTATAGGCGCCGCTGCGATTGCAAGGAGCGCATGCGCGCAGAACGCGGCAGGTTTCTGTTTCGTTGAGGGGCGGGGCTCCCGTGGAGCAGTGaggaaggagcggggggggggggttgtggcgCGTTCCTGACGGTCCTCACTCCTGGCCGGCTTGGAAGATGTTTTATCACGTGAGTGACGGGGTCCCCGCCGGGGTCAGCGGCCCCCCCCTTGCCGGGGCCTGAacaagcttccccccaccccgggagTCAGCTACTCCCCGCTGGGGTCTGGACAACCCTCTCCCCTCTTCGCCCCAGGGTCAgccgcaccctccccccccccgttagTTGCTTCCCCTGCCAGGGCCTGGATAACCCTCCCCCTGTGGGTCAGCCTCCCCACCTGGTGGTCAGCTGTTCCCCCAGCTCTCTTTCCAGGAATCAGTTGCTCCtcgaccccccctcccccagaagcACCCCCCTAGGTGCGTTAGCTGCCTTCTCCTGCGCCCCCAGGAGGCATTCTCCCCTCACCTATCCAGAGCCCCAGCATGCACCATTCCCTGTGCCTCGGGGAACCTCCCCCCAAATCCAGGGGTCTCAGCAAGCCACTGTTCCCTCTGACCCAGGGGGCACTAAGGCCCTGCCCCATCGTGCACTGTTCAGTCTGCcgtgaggtgggggagggggggtctggcTGATGGTTGCATCCTTTCCCCTCTTGGTTCTGTTCCCTCCCTTTGCACCCTCACCCTCTTCCTGCTTCCATAGATCTCCCTGGAGCACGAGATCCTGCTGCATCCCCGCTACTTCGGGCCCAATCTCCTCAACACTGTCAAGCAGAAGCTGTTCACGGAGGTGGAGGGGACCTGCACGGGCAAGTGAGTAGGGGCAAGAGAGTATGGAGAATAGGCCATTGTTTGGTTGGAGGGTGTGGCCAGTGGGGGGATAGGGATGGAGGTAACGAGGCTGGGGGTGATGGGAATGTGGGTGGAGGTAATGGGAagcagtggggtggtgggaatggagggaaggggtgggagatgCAGGGCAGGTGCAGATGCATGGAAGGAAGAAGTGGGAGTTGGAAAAGGAGGGGGGTTGCTGTTTTGGAGGGACCCTAAGACTAGCCCCTGGGGGTGAGTGTGGGAAGCCCCCTCTGTAACAGGACCCTGGAGCCCTGCTCCTTTTCTGGCCCGTTCCTTCTGCCTTGGCACTCTCTAACAGCTGGTTCCCACTCTCCCCCAGATATGGCTTTGTCATTGCAGTCACCACCATTGACAACATTGGGGCAGGTGTCATCCAGCCAGGCCGTGGCTTTGTGCTCTACCCCGTCAAGTACAAGGCCATTGTTTTCCGGCCCTTCAAGGGGGAGGTGGTGGATGCCGTGGTGACGCAGGTCAACAAGGTAACACAGTGCTGTGGTTTGGGGAGTGTAaactcagaagggaccattacatcatctcctctgccctcccgtataacacaggccagagaatctcacttGGATACCCCTGCATTGAATCCACTCACTTGAGTCCTTCAGTGACTAAATTATTGCGAGCCCCAGGGAGAGAACAGGAGAGCCCGAGCAGCCACCAATGCCGGAAGGCCCTGCggtggcagggaattgatttggcaagatatgcccagatgatcctagcaagCGACCCACACACCATGCTGCAAGGGAAGGCAAACAGCTCTGAAGGTCCATGCCAATCTGACTGGCaggaggaaattccttcctggcccctAGTCTGGTGATATGAGCATGGTGCCCCAGCCAGGCATTTAGAAGGAGGATTCTCTGGACCACCTCAAAGCACTGGCCCGTTATGCCCTGTGACCCGTCTTCAGCAGTGGCTGATCTCTGATGCTTCACAGAAAGGTACAGGGGGCCCACCCCCAACCCAGTCCAACCCAGATTGTGCGTTGGGAGGACAATgttccttcctgactcctgcagGTGACTGGCTGAAGATCTGATGCATGAGATTAGATTATCGTCATTGTCATAATGCTAAAATACAAGGGTTGTGGCCAGTGCAAACAATCCTGTTCTCCTAAAGGCCCATGAAGGAAAGGGATGGACAGGGGGATTTGTGGAGCTAAGCCAGGGGGTGGGTCCCCTGTGCTAAAGATCTAGGAGCCTCAGAGCCGATCAGGAAGGGATGTGCAAGGGCTGTTCTGCCTCTGACTGTGGTGTCTGAATGCTGGGGTGTGAGCAGTGGGTGTCTTGGGGCTGGAGGTGGGTGTGGCTATTGGTGGGAGACCAGGATAACTCCCATGTCTGTGTTAATGGAATCACTGCTTTCACTTCCTACAGGTTGGGCTCTTCACCGAGATTGGGCCCATGTCCTGCTTCATATCTCGACATGTAAgcagggtgctggggagggggagcttgggGAACAGGTTAGGGGTGGGGTGATATTTGGGGAGCTCCTCCCTCACTGACTCCTGTTTTCTTCTCAGTCCATTCCCTCTGAGATGGAGTTTGACCCAAACTCCAACCCTCCCTGCTACAAGACAGTGGACGAGGTGAGTCCTAGGTGGATGGTGCTTTGCGGGGAGCTTGGGATGTAATGGGGGTGGTGGAGgtgtgtggagagggagggagacccAGCTGGGGGCAAGGGAGACCCCTGGAGCAGGCTTGTGGATGGTGGGGGAGAATTTTGTTCTCCCATATCAGACGTACTTTATTTACTGGAGTTAAGTGCAACTCTGTGTTTAGCCTTTTCTGCCTCTGTCTGTCTGAGAAGGGCAGGAAGCTGGTAAATGGGTCTCACTCTAGTGCTGCATGTCTCTAGGACATCGTGATCCAGCAGGATGATGAGATTCGGTTGAAAATCGTGGGGACCAGAGTGGATAAGAATGACATTGTGAGTCTTTGGTGCTTCCTTCAAATATGCTTTGTGCCTGTTGTGTGCGTGTATGCAGATCCCCAACTCTCAGCCATGAACTGGGCAGGAGCTCCTGGCTTCtacagccccagcctctcccagcaaggggcactgcagggagcagggcatgagggctggctgtgggggagctcCCAACCGCTCCTAGTCTGGGCACTGtaaggagtggggcaggagggctggctCATTCATTCCCAGTCTCTCCCACAAGGGGGTGCTAGAACGCTGGGGGTGAGCAGGCAGGGGTAACTCTCACAGTCTCTTTGCAGCGGCACTAATCTCTCTGTTTGGTTTGCAGTTTGCCATCGGTTCCCTTATGGACGATTATCTGGGTGAGTGTTCTATCTAGCTTGGGGGGAGTAACCagatgggctgggctggctgagTTCACATTGGGCTTGGGTGGATCTTTTACTCCAGAACGTTTCTGCAGCATTCGCTCTTGCACTAGAAGTGAGCGCTCTCAGTCTCTGCCATAGGAGCGCTCCACATGTCCCTTGGGAGTGGTGTGGGCGTctcccctggggggagggaaaggggctcAACTGTACCTcctgggggtcagggctctggttGCTCTTGATTtcaacctcctctctctgtttctcaCTCAGGTCTTGTGAGCTGAAATACAAATCCATCCCTCTCACTGCGTGTCTGGGCTCCAGTTGCGAAGCAATTGAGCTGCCCCAAGGCCCGACCTGCTCCCTGCATCTACTGCTGTATTTATAGTGTACGGATCCACTCCCCTCCACTCACCagctgggagttggggggtggctgATGGACCAGAGCTTCCTCCTTCACCTCCAATAAAAGTTCCTTTGTTTTAATAAAGCAGCATTTTGTGTCTCACCCTGCAAAGCAGGGCCAGCTGCCTTGGGTGGGGCTCATGGCTCCCTTTTCTGAGCATGAATGGGGCTGCCCTGCTCTCCAGCATTCCGGCTACTTGGCACCTCAGCCTTACATGTGGGTTACAAGGGAGGCACAACCATGCAGCTGTTCAGACTATGCCATTGGACCTGTTGCACAGCTGCCAGTCTGCCTTTCCCAGAGAGCGTTGCTGTCTGTATTTTGGCTGTGCCCCTGATGTGTCTGCAGCTGTATGCACACAGGCAGTCTCTGCCCCACCAGAGCTTATATTCTAAAGGGCAAGGTGGACACACAGATACAGGCAGAccactgagcagcactggggaggggatctgggctggggtgtTCATAAGGCAGGGAAGCAGGGCTTCCCCCTGAGTCAGTGCAGGGATCCTGGGTTGTGCACCTCTGGCCTTGGCTGGCCCGTGAGTCCCACACGCTGCCCACACCAACCTGCCCCAAAGACCACTCTGGTTGCTCTTTGCTGCTGGCCTTGCCTGCAGGgctcgggggtgtgtgtgaaaaagaCAGAGGGAGATGGACAGGGTGGGGCAAGCTGTGCTTCCGAGCACTCATCCAGCaatcccctctccagcccctgccgTCTGGCACTCTGGTCCTagccggggctgggctggggaactGGTGCAGGAGCTCTGATGCCTGGTTATGGTGTCTGGCCTGGAAGGGAGCAAGCTACGGTAGGAGCTGTGTACCATAGACATGGTGGGGCAAGGCAGCCCTGGTGCTGGGTAAGAGCCCCCATGGTCCAAAGCACAGCTCCAGAGCAAGCAGTGTATCACAGATTCAGCAACCCTGGGCCCAACTGGGTCTTCCCAACCCTGCCCCACACCCTGGGCAGCCAGGTACTGCCAGCTGccctcttctgcccccctcccGGAGCTGGCCACCATGTGGCCCTTTATTACCCCAGGCCTGTGCACAAGCAAGACCCCTGAGAATCCAGGGGCAAGTGGGGTGTTATCAATGGGGAGGGGCCCAGCGAGAAGTTTGGGGGGAGGGCTTGGGGCGCGTGGATTaaatgggagggaggggctggagagcGCCCACGTGGTTGGAGTGTTAAATCCATTCTGTTCCCTCCCTTTGCGCAGCTCCCTCTGCACGTGCCCCAGAAGCGCCTCTCCTGTCGCGTCTCTAAAGCTCCGCCCCCTTGGTGACGCCCTATAAAGGCGCCAGGCAGAAGTATGCTGTGCCGTGACTGGGTGTGCGGCGTCTCGCTTTGCGGCACTTTCCCCGTTGCTTTACGGTGGTCCCGCCCCGAGCTCCTCCCTTTTCTCTGCTCGCTAAGATGGCGGCGGCCGGGGTGAGTGTGTCGTCTCTGAGGGTCCCCCGCCCCCCTCTAGGCAATCCGTCCCCATCCGCTTTTGGGGGGTTGGCTGAGGCCTGGGAgaatggcagggctggggcggggatgggCTCGTCTGCCTGCGGGTGGTATTGCAGGGGCCCTGGCCCGGGAGGGGGACCCTGCGGGGGCTGACCTGGGACGGGCCCTAAGGCGGGGCTGTGGGGGCTTAGCTGCGGCCGGAGAGCTGGGGCTGGCACTAGGGGGCTagggtgggggaatggggagtGTGCGGTTAGGGGAGATGGCCCCTAGGGACTAGTAGGGATTGATGGGAGGGGAGAAGGCAGTGGCGGGGGTGTATTTGAAGGCTCCCGCAGCCGGGGGGCAGTTTGGAGGGGGTGCTGACTTCGTGTCTCTATGGTTGGAGCTATTGGGGTGGGGTCTCTGCCTTAGACCGTGTATCTCTTGGGGAGGAGGTGTCTGCCCTAGTCTTAAGGTATTTGTGGTGAGGGAGAGTGTGGTGTTGATGGGGTAGGGGAGAGGAGTCTTTCTGGGTGTACAGGGGTACCTGGAGGAGACTTCTGTTCTGGATTCTACTGTCCTTGCATGTCCCTTTGATGGAGAGGTGTAATGGCCAAGGGTGGCAGGTGTTGGTTTAGGTGTCTcatcagtggggtgggggcaatgGTTGGGAGTTGGCCCAGAGTGATGAATCTGCATAGAGAGACAGGGCTTTCTGGTGCATGGTAAAGCTGGCAATgaagaggagtggatgggggtGTGGCTCAGAGTGCTTGGGTTGCTGATGGGGTAGTGGTCTTTGTGCATGTATTGGGGACCCTGAAGCAAAGGGGCCATTTGATCTGGGGTGCTGAGGATTTCTGTAGGTGAGGGGAACTCTGGGAGGTGGGTGGAAACAGGAGAGTGGCTGTGAGGGAGGGTGATGTCTCTGAACTGGTGAGGGGACCTGGGGTGGATGAAGGGAGCCACTGTGTGGTGAATGTGGGGAGAGGGTACCTGGGGTGACCATGGCAGATGAAGGGGCAAGAGAGAGGGAGCTTTCTGGGTGAATACTAAGGTTGGTAAAATCAGCATGGTGGGGGTTTGGTTTAAGGAGGAGGGCCTTCCTGGGGCACAGAGGAGACCAAGAAGCGTGGGGTGGACCAGAAGACAGATCTTGGTGGTCTGCTCCTGCATTTTTCATacctttttcattttctgtgttcAGACTCTCTACACCTACCCTGAGAACTGGCGGGCATTTAAAGCCCTCATTGCTGCCCAGTACAGTGGGGCTAAGATCAAGgtcctctccaccccaccccagttccACTTTGGGCAAACCAACAAGACACCTGAGTTCCTGAAGAAATTTCCTGTTGGGAAGGTAACAGTGCTGCATGTGCCGACTCAGACTGAGTGAGGAGCATTGCTTGGGTAGTGCCAGGTTTCCAGTAATGAGTCATTCAGATTAGAGAAACAGGTGTCCTCTGGGGTCACTCTGTCCTTCTCTCTAGCCTCCATGTGCTGGATATACGATGGCTGGGGAGGCCTGGTCAGGCAGGGGGCAGACCAGCTGCAAACAGTGCTGCATTGCATCTCCTGGTGTAGAAGGAAATGTTGGTAGCTAGAGTGTGGTGGAACTGCTCAGTCACTTTAACCCTTGGGCAGCCCGCAGGTGGCAACTGTACACTGACTGCTCATGGTACTTGGGAGATGAGTTGTGGAGGGACAAGCCCTGAGCAGTCGTGTCTCTTTCCTTCCGTCCTGCCCCGCATGCTTCCCCTGCCTCAAGCCACTCCAGCCCTCAGGGTTGGGCGTCTAATGGGGCAGGAACCAGCAGAGGGGCTTCCTTGGTGCCTGCTGGAGGGCATGAATGCCTCCCTGTGACTCCATCtgagagctgctgctgtggggtgcTGGGTGTCAGCAGGACCGAGATGCCCTTGGGGTGACCCATATGCTGgcccttgggggaggggaaactggCTGTGCTCTGAGGGCTGGTGGAGTTAGCCAGTGTGGCCGAGGTGGTGGGGTGCTGCACAGGCAGGTGAAAGCCTTGGTTGCTCAGTGAGAGATGCAATGGTGCTTGCTTTCTAGGTTCCTGCGTTTGAAGGGGCTGATGGATTCTGCGTGTTTGAGAGTAACGCCATCGCACATTACGGTAATGGTCAGGGGGCTGTCCCCAGCACTTGTGGGGGGAACTTCATGGGAAGAGCATACCCTGTGGAGCTTGTACCTGGCAGTAAAGTTAGGGTGTccctgaccccatccagctgctcctgcctctgctgctgtctgtgctggGCTCAGTGGAGTAAGCAGTGCGCTGGACAGTTCCTTACTGTGTCCAGTGCACCCGCAGTCGGGTCAGTGCCTGTGGACTTGCTAGTCCTGTAGTGGACTTGCTAGTCCTGTAGTGGACttgggctgggcttggctcttCCCGCTGATGGCTCTGCCAGGGCAGTTCTGCTTCCCTTCCCCTGGTGGTAGCCCCACTCATGGGccaggtggtgctgctgctgggggtggggggagaaaagatGGTATGTTTGTTGATTTGGGGGCGGTGTATGTCTTGGGTGGACATGTCTTGGCTGGGTGAGGTTGGtgtctctccccatcccagtgACCAGCTGGCTCTGGTTCCAGTCAGTAATGACGACCTGCGGGGATCCACCAAGGAGACAGCCGCCCAGATCATCCAGTGGGTGAGCTTTGCTGACAGTGACATCGTCCCTCCCGCCAGCACCTGGGTCTTCCCTACGCTGGGCATCATGCACTACAACAAGCAGgtcagtgggggggagggcaggtagCTCCTGCTCTCCTCCAGTGAATGGTCACAGGACCAGGCCAGCTCCTTGCTGCCCCTGTGTACACATAGGAGAATTGCGAGTCCTGGAAGCTTCCACTCCTGATACTGCTGTTCAGTAACACCCCGTCATGGAGAGTCAAAGGTTTAGATCTTGGCTGTGAGGCAGGGTCAGGATTTTAGGGGTGCGTATCGCTGGCTGCGTTACGGTAGCACTCAGTGACCTGTCACACGAGGGGTGAGACAGATGCATGGGGCCATGGCCAGTGTCTGCCATCCCAGCATCTCTCCAAGGGCCTGGCAGTGAGGCCTGAAATCTCTGAGGAGAGGCTGCAGCTGTTgaagtgtccctgccccctgccatccACAACTAATGGAGAGTGGACACTCCTTCCAGCTTGCTGGGTACTAAGCTCGTTGGAGGCCCAGAACCTCCAAGTCTGGGCTGCCATGGTGCAGTGAAGCTCCTGGTATGGCCTCCCTGACTCATGCAGATGGGCCCATGCCAAGGAGGAACTCTCTGGGCTGCCTCTCTTCTGATAAGTGCCACTGGTGTGTCTACAGCTAGGAAGGCAAATAGCCTGCTCCAAGGTTGCAGTCTGTGAGGAGTTGctggccccctcccctgagggtCAGGAGGCTGCTGCGAATACAGGGCTTGTGTGGTAATCCAGTGAGACAGACGTCTCTCTGCCCTGTTCCTGCAGGGACTGAGATGAATGAGGGGCAGGAAGGGCAACACTGAGCTGATGGGCTTCCAGCTCCCCTACCTCCCTGCTGGGATTCTGATTAGGAAACAGCCACAGGGCCAGGCTAGGCCTGAGGCTGCATGTCTGGGACTTTTTCCTGCTTTGGGGTCCATTCCTGTCTTGGTGCCAAGCTTGGAAAGAAGCTGCAGCatctcctgccagctgggggtggaggaaggagggcGATGCCAGTCATTGCTAGCTTGTGCATCTCCTGCACCTTGGCGTGGGAGTTCACAGGCCTTGCAGGCCCCATGGGATTGGGGGAAGGGATTTGCCTCATAGATAGAAAAGGACTTTTCTGAAATCAGTGGTCGAGCTTGGGTTAGAATCCAGATCTGgctcctctgctctaaccactagagtgCAACTGGTCTGGTTTGGTTTCCTGGGAATGCTGAGGAGGGGAGGGTGTTTGGTGGTGGCAAAGCGGTTTCCTGTATGCGGTGGCACAATGTGTGGCAGCTAAGTAAGCATctgtctcctcttcttcccccccacctcccccccccccccccggcctcagTGGGGCTCACCTGGTCTTTTTGATCTCCAGGCCACAGAATATGCCAAGGAGGAGGTGAAGCGGGTCCTGGGCATCCTGGACTCTCATCTGAAGACTCAGACCTTCCTGGTGGGGGAGCGCATCACGCTGGCTGACATCACTGTTGTGTGCACCCTCCTCTGGCTCTACAAGCAGGTGCGGGGGGCTCCACTGTCTGAAGCTCCATGGCAGTGGCAGGAGGGTCTGGTTCTGGGCTGTAGCCTTGCTGAAAGTTCCTGCTGTCCTGGGGGCTGTAGCTGGAGTCCTGTGTGCAGGGTGGGGCTCTGAGGGGGCAAGGCTGGTCAGGGATTCCAGTGTGGCTCCAAAGGCTTGGGGAGTGGCTGCcttgcccctggggcagggatagATGCCCAGGAAACCCTCTTCTGATCTCAGTGTCCTGAGCCATGGCTGGCTTCAGCTGTGCTGATCTCTGACCTTCTCTCCAGGTGCTGGAGCCATCCTTCCGCCAGCCCTACAGCAACACCAACCGCTGGTTTGTGACCTGCATCAATCAGCCGCAGTTCAAGGCCGTGCTGGGAGAGGTGAAGCTATGTGAGAAGATGGCTCAGTTTGATGGTGAGTAGCTccccaggcagggagctggccctctgcctcccctctgAGGGGTGTGTGGCTGTCCTGGTGCCCCTTGTAATGGCAGGCCTTGTTGTTCTCTAGACTCTCTGCAACTACTTGTAGGGGGATCCTGCTTGCTAACTCTTTGGGGTGACTCTGCTGGGATCTGTGTACCCTGATCTACTGGCCTCTTCCTTCTATTGGGTCTCCCAGGCTTCACTCTGCCCCAGATTTGGTTCTGAGGCTACTCCACCCTGGTTGGGGGAGGATGCAACCAGAGAAGCTCTAGCAGGGAGCTGTGGCTGCTGTGATCAGGGTCTCCCCAGTTTGGGGCTAACAATGGCTGGGTCAGGGCTTGAGTGGTTGGATTTGTGCCATTGCTAAGTTTCAAGGTGGTCTGCCAGGGCCACCGTGGGGTTGCCCCCCCCcatgagagggaaggagggagggacctggctgcccCCACCATGGGCTCCTTCCTCCCCTTAATGCAGCCAAGAAGTTTGCTGAGAACCAGCCAAAAAAAGATGTCCCCAAGAAAGAGAAGCCTGCCAAGGAGGAGAAGAAGcaggagaagaaagaggagaggaaatcTGAGCCTGAAGAGGAGATGGATGAGTGTGATCAGGCCCTGGCTGCTGAGCCGAAGTCCAAGGACCCCTTTGCTCACCTGCCCAAGAGGTGCTGATCTGTTCACTGGGCTGGGCCAGCCCTGGCTGGTGGAGCTCCTGCAGGGAAAGTGGAGAGAGGGGGCCAGATCCTGGCAACTGCATGGCAGTAGTGCCCTGTAGCCGCTGCCCCAAACTAATCGCGCTCCTCTCTGttgctggtgggctgggccatGGGAAGGGCCAGTTCCCATgctctgctccctgtctcctctGGCCTCTTCTGGGCAAGCTGCCACCAGCTCTTGTTTTTACCAGACAGTGGGGACAcagccagctccctcctgctgctCCATGTGCCTCTGGATGGGAAAGGGCAGAGTGGCCTTTCCAGAGCAAACAGAGGAGTTGATTTTGGGAGCCCAGTCCTGTCCCTCCCTGCCTCTGGGAGGGATGgcattccctctcctccccaccccttggccTGTAGCAGAGGAATCAGATTTCAGTCTTTGGTCCTCTTGCTCATGGCTTCTCTGCTGCCTTCCCTGGCCACCAGGGGGCGGTGGCTGCACGCTGATAGGCAGAGCCTCAGCACTGCTGAGTTGGAGTCATCCAGGTCCCATGCCCTGCTGCATGCCTGGGATAGCTTCATGGGCTGCACTGCCTGGGTCCATAATCCCTGCTGGGATGGGGAACACGTGGCT
The sequence above is drawn from the Natator depressus isolate rNatDep1 chromosome 7, rNatDep2.hap1, whole genome shotgun sequence genome and encodes:
- the POLR2G gene encoding DNA-directed RNA polymerase II subunit RPB7; this translates as MFYHISLEHEILLHPRYFGPNLLNTVKQKLFTEVEGTCTGKYGFVIAVTTIDNIGAGVIQPGRGFVLYPVKYKAIVFRPFKGEVVDAVVTQVNKVGLFTEIGPMSCFISRHSIPSEMEFDPNSNPPCYKTVDEDIVIQQDDEIRLKIVGTRVDKNDIFAIGSLMDDYLGLVS
- the EEF1G gene encoding elongation factor 1-gamma isoform X1 → MAAAGTLYTYPENWRAFKALIAAQYSGAKIKVLSTPPQFHFGQTNKTPEFLKKFPVGKVPAFEGADGFCVFESNAIAHYVSNDDLRGSTKETAAQIIQWVSFADSDIVPPASTWVFPTLGIMHYNKQWGSPGLFDLQATEYAKEEVKRVLGILDSHLKTQTFLVGERITLADITVVCTLLWLYKQVLEPSFRQPYSNTNRWFVTCINQPQFKAVLGEVKLCEKMAQFDAKKFAENQPKKDVPKKEKPAKEEKKQEKKEERKSEPEEEMDECDQALAAEPKSKDPFAHLPKSPFVMDEFKRKYSNEDTLTVALPYFWEHFDKDGWSIWYSQYRFPEELSQTFMSCNLITGMFQRLDKLRKNAFSSVILFGSNNDSTISGIWVFRGQELAFPLSPDWQVDYESYTWRKIDADSEECKTLVKEYFTWEGEFKHVGKAFNQGKIFK
- the EEF1G gene encoding elongation factor 1-gamma isoform X2, producing the protein MAAAGTLYTYPENWRAFKALIAAQYSGAKIKVLSTPPQFHFGQTNKTPEFLKKFPVGKVPAFEGADGFCVFESNAIAHYVSNDDLRGSTKETAAQIIQWVSFADSDIVPPASTWVFPTLGIMHYNKQATEYAKEEVKRVLGILDSHLKTQTFLVGERITLADITVVCTLLWLYKQVLEPSFRQPYSNTNRWFVTCINQPQFKAVLGEVKLCEKMAQFDAKKFAENQPKKDVPKKEKPAKEEKKQEKKEERKSEPEEEMDECDQALAAEPKSKDPFAHLPKSPFVMDEFKRKYSNEDTLTVALPYFWEHFDKDGWSIWYSQYRFPEELSQTFMSCNLITGMFQRLDKLRKNAFSSVILFGSNNDSTISGIWVFRGQELAFPLSPDWQVDYESYTWRKIDADSEECKTLVKEYFTWEGEFKHVGKAFNQGKIFK